The Arcobacter sp. F155 nucleotide sequence AGTCAAAACTTTCACTATTTGATAAATGCCTTAGTCCTTGAATTATAATTCCTAGACTATTTAAAGGTTGTCTCCACTGATGAGCAATTGCTTCAATCATTTCACCCATAGAAGCTAATCTTGATTGATGACACATTATTTCATATTGTTGCGTTCTTTTTTTAACTTCTTGATTTATTCTTCTTTTTAAATCATCTTGATATTTTATATCTTCTGTTATATCTGAAGTAATCATTACTATTTCATTTGTACTTTTTATATAACTTAAAGACATACTAGCATTAATTTCTTTTCCTGATTTAGTTACACATATTTTTCTAAATCTTTCAACGATACCTTCTTCTATTGCTTTTTGTACTGCTGTTTTACTAGGTTCTGAATATTCAGGAGAAGATAAAGAGATACATGACTCAGAATATAACTCTTCCATTGTATACTCCATCATTGTCTGAAAAAACTTATTTGCATAAAGAAACATACCTTCTTTATTCAAAATTGATATTCCATTTCCTGCTAAATCAAAAACAGCTCGTAGTTCTTCTTTTTTTGACCTTAAGTCCCTAAGACTTTTCTTTAACTGTAAGTGCATATTTCTATATTTAGTAACATCTTTGAAGTAATAAATTTCATCATTGCAAGAAACTTCATAATCTTTTTTATTCCAACAAATAATTAAACTATCAATTTTCTTTAACTTTAATAACATCAACTTGTTATAAGTAACTTTACTAAAGTGTTTACTTAATTTAGTATTATTAATCTCACGAGAGAGCTCACCATAAGAGTTTATTATCATATTATCTTGGACAATCAATACTATTGTTTGAGGAAGATTATTTAGTATTTTTAAGTATAAAGGTTCATTTTCCATAAGTAATAATAACTATCTTATGGATTAAAGTTTTATAAATGTTACTTATATTGATTAAAGAAAAAAACTCCGTTACTATTTAACTCAGAAAGAGGTTCTATTAAAGCCTCTTTTGCTTCTTTAAAGTCTATATCATTTTCCTTGCATAGTTTCTTTAAAGTATTTCCTATAGTCTGCTTTTTATTTAAGCTTTTTAACAAGTAGTAAATAATTGGGTTTATCTCTCTATAGACTATATCATCTGTCTCAAAATTATAGTATATCACTAAAAAGTTTTCTCTTTTTGAAGTGAAATCTTTATTTATCAAATCATATTTAAATCTTTTGATTCTAGCACTTTTACTTAATTTATAACTATTTTTATAAGAAAACTTCTTCTTTTTTTTCTCTTTATACTCTTTCATATAAAGTTCTATTTCTATCCAATCATAATAAAGAAGTTCATAGATATATTTTTTATCATCAAAAAGTTTGTTTTTCTTTACAAAGTTTCTATAGTCATTTGCCATTTGCCATACAAAGGGAGTCTCTGGAGTATCTTTCATAAAAGCTTTTATTGAAGACACTAAAGTTTCTTCATCTACTAAATCAATAAAAAGAGGAAAAGAGTTTTTTATAACTTCATGGTATCTCATATAAACAAGCTTTTGATAAACAGCTACGGAAGAGTTTTTTACCTCATCAGTTTGTGTTAAAAGGTTATCTAAGAACCTTTCTTGAATATCTTTTTCTAGTATCTTCTTAGGCATTTTGTGTCTTTCTCACTATATCACTCATTTGAATATACTCTTTTTCTAACTCACTTAATGGAGGAATATTATTATCTCTTTCTATCATAACAGGAGCGCTGACTTGTTTTAAAGTATATTCTAAAAGCTTCCATGCACCACTTGCAATAGGCATACCATGAGAATCTATTTTTAAACCCAGTTCTTCATCATTATAATGTCCTGCCATATGCATATATGCAATTTTACTTTTGTCAATTTCATCAATAAATTTTCTAGCTTTAAAAGAGTGGTTTACAGAGTTAACAAATACATTATTTACATCAAGAAGCATTTTAGCACCAGACTTTTCTAAAACCTCGTTTATAAAATCAACTTCTCGCATCTCTGCATAAGGAACATAGTAGTAAGTTGCATTTTCAAGAAT carries:
- a CDS encoding DUF692 domain-containing protein; translation: MINIKGCGLGLRSDFLLDVESSDFQPDWWEVTPENWMHMPKVYEKAFEEAVFSRPTVAHGLSLSIGSVDGLNKKFIKQMKTFLDRYEIEYYSEHLSFSSMNGKQSYELLPVPMTKKMVQIISDRVKEVEDIIQRNLILENATYYYVPYAEMREVDFINEVLEKSGAKMLLDVNNVFVNSVNHSFKARKFIDEIDKSKIAYMHMAGHYNDEELGLKIDSHGMPIASGAWKLLEYTLKQVSAPVMIERDNNIPPLSELEKEYIQMSDIVRKTQNA
- a CDS encoding PAS domain-containing sensor histidine kinase produces the protein MENEPLYLKILNNLPQTIVLIVQDNMIINSYGELSREINNTKLSKHFSKVTYNKLMLLKLKKIDSLIICWNKKDYEVSCNDEIYYFKDVTKYRNMHLQLKKSLRDLRSKKEELRAVFDLAGNGISILNKEGMFLYANKFFQTMMEYTMEELYSESCISLSSPEYSEPSKTAVQKAIEEGIVERFRKICVTKSGKEINASMSLSYIKSTNEIVMITSDITEDIKYQDDLKRRINQEVKKRTQQYEIMCHQSRLASMGEMIEAIAHQWRQPLNSLGIIIQGLRHLSNSESFDFDLLNEIENEMIEKINYMSETIDDFSNFFKTSKEKKYFNILNSVKDTIKLVDIQLKNENITLNINIEDGVNLEFYGLENEFRQALLNIIDNSIGVIVSKKQHNGFVNIDLIQNEEFLELSISDNAGGISKKNLQEIFKPYFTTKKDGNGIGLYMSKMIIEKNMKGTLSVRNSQSGAVFTISLKSEEHINNGKITY
- a CDS encoding putative DNA-binding domain-containing protein, with translation MPKKILEKDIQERFLDNLLTQTDEVKNSSVAVYQKLVYMRYHEVIKNSFPLFIDLVDEETLVSSIKAFMKDTPETPFVWQMANDYRNFVKKNKLFDDKKYIYELLYYDWIEIELYMKEYKEKKKKKFSYKNSYKLSKSARIKRFKYDLINKDFTSKRENFLVIYYNFETDDIVYREINPIIYYLLKSLNKKQTIGNTLKKLCKENDIDFKEAKEALIEPLSELNSNGVFFFNQYK